In Ostrea edulis chromosome 4, xbOstEdul1.1, whole genome shotgun sequence, a single window of DNA contains:
- the LOC125668675 gene encoding nodal homolog 2-A-like: MAKLSFLTNFTLFLHSVFGATVKEHFSEDFSPHVSLLSSAKPFPLDEHLDGTAQLSSTSTKFISTFYQNLLDGHSLSQAAQTRNNLGDVNTIRAIAPTGDLRTAVFKIPALQPEEDIHHIELRFNSNTARGRWLQIEIKRSNKTIRTHTFRVSNNSDITAVIQPWVSKNEDKLHVEVKQTSTPKENGILLIFSNDKSHLNKLSAISNVSSEVENELHSRSRRSTRRRRKDCHLSNMHINFSHLGWGKYIIFPNAFNARVCKGICAARVAEVKAVTNHAMMQSLLRQYRKGKIPLPCCVPKVLTPLSMLYAEDGKIIVKHHKNMVAKECGCE; the protein is encoded by the exons ATGGCCAAACTCTCTTTCCTGACTAACTTTACACTATTTCTACATTCTGTATTTGGTGCCACTGTAAAAGAACATTTTTCTGAGGATTTCTCCCCGCACGTTTCACTGTTGTCGTCTGCTAAGCCCTTTCCTTTGGATGAACACTTGGATGGAACCGCACAATTGTCGAGCACTTCCACCAAATTTATTTCCACTTTTTACCAGAATTTGCTGGATGGACATTCGCTGTCACAGGCTGCCCAGACGAGAAACAACTTAGGAGACGTCAACACCATACGAGCTATTGCACCCACAG GTGATTTAAGGACTGCCGTTTTTAAGATTCCAGCGCTTCAGCCAGAGGAAGATATCCACCACATCGAACTTCGCTTTAATTCCAATACAGCTCGCGGGAGATGGTTACAAATAGAGATCAAGCGAAGTAACAAAACTATTCGAACACATACATTCCGTGTTTCAAATAACAGCGACATCACCGCGGTCATACAACCCTGGGTGTCTAAAAACGAGGACAAATTGCATGTTGAGGTCAAACAAACTTCAACTCCGAAAGAAAATGGTATATTATTGATATTCTCAAACGACAAATCACATCTTAACAAACTTTCGGCCATCAGTAATGTATCCTCAGAAGTAGAGAATGAACTTCATTCACGGAGCAGACGATCAACCCGACGACGCAGAAAAGATTGTCACTTGTCCAATATGCATATCAATTTCAGTCATCTTGGGTGGGGAAAGTATATAATTTTCCCAAATGCTTTCAACGCCAGGGTGTGTAAGGGTATCTGTGCCGCGAGAGTAGCGGAAGTGAAGGCAGTGACGAACCACGCCATGATGCAAAGCCTCCTGCGGCAGTATAGAAAGGGGAAAATTCCCCTGCCCTGTTGTGTGCCGAAGGTTCTAACCCCCCTAAGTATGCTTTATGCAGAAGACGGTAAAATCATCGtgaaacatcacaaaaatatggTAGCGAAAGAGTGTGGATGTGAGTAA